In Verrucomicrobiia bacterium, the following are encoded in one genomic region:
- the rpsS gene encoding 30S ribosomal protein S19 encodes MGRSIKKGPFVDPSLMKKIQAAKESKSKAPIKTWSRRSMITPDFVGLTFNVHNGKVFHPVFVTENMVGHRLGEFSPTRIFKKHGAHTAKAEAK; translated from the coding sequence ATGGGACGTTCAATCAAAAAAGGTCCGTTTGTGGACCCCTCGTTGATGAAGAAAATCCAGGCCGCCAAGGAGTCCAAGTCCAAGGCGCCCATCAAAACCTGGTCCCGCCGTTCCATGATCACGCCCGACTTTGTGGGCTTGACCTTCAACGTGCACAACGGCAAGGTGTTCCACCCGGTTTTTGTGACCGAAAACATGGTGGGCCACCGGCTGGGAGAGTTTTCTCCCACCCGCATCTTTAAGAAACACGGCGCTCACACCGCCAAAGCCGAGGCCAAGTAA
- the rplB gene encoding 50S ribosomal protein L2, whose protein sequence is MPVKTFRPLTPSRRYITVADFSEITKTEPEKSLVVTRKKTGGRNCYGRVTARGIGGGHKQKIRLVDFKRRRHGQVATVEAIEYDPCRSARLALVKYPDGEKAYILCPKDLKVGAKVSSGPDAPVEVGNHLPLKNIPIGMAIHNIEMVPGRGAQMVRSAGSSATLMSRDQGYATLRLPSGEIRRVHENCYATIGEVGNADHENIVWGKAGRTRHFGHRPITRGVARNPVDHPNGGGAGKSKGGGGWQQLTSPWGLLAKGYRTRNKHKPSNRFIVVRRDGRPMKRK, encoded by the coding sequence ATGCCTGTTAAAACCTTTCGTCCCCTGACGCCGTCGCGCCGTTACATCACGGTGGCCGACTTCAGCGAGATTACCAAGACCGAGCCGGAAAAGAGCCTGGTGGTGACCCGCAAGAAGACCGGCGGCCGCAACTGCTACGGCCGCGTCACCGCCCGGGGCATCGGTGGCGGCCACAAGCAGAAAATCCGGCTGGTGGACTTCAAACGTCGCCGCCACGGCCAGGTGGCCACGGTGGAGGCGATTGAGTACGATCCCTGCCGCTCCGCCCGGCTGGCCCTGGTGAAATATCCCGATGGCGAGAAGGCCTACATCCTCTGCCCCAAAGACCTCAAGGTCGGCGCCAAGGTCTCCAGCGGCCCGGACGCGCCGGTTGAGGTGGGCAATCATCTGCCGCTGAAAAACATCCCCATCGGCATGGCCATTCACAACATCGAAATGGTGCCGGGCCGCGGCGCGCAGATGGTGCGCTCGGCGGGCAGCTCGGCCACGCTGATGTCGCGCGATCAGGGGTATGCCACCCTCCGCCTGCCCTCGGGCGAAATCCGGCGGGTCCACGAAAACTGCTACGCCACCATCGGCGAGGTGGGCAACGCGGACCATGAAAACATCGTCTGGGGCAAGGCCGGGCGCACGCGGCACTTCGGCCATCGCCCCATCACCCGCGGCGTGGCCCGCAACCCGGTGGACCATCCCAACGGCGGCGGCGCCGGCAAGAGCAAGGGCGGTGGCGGCTGGCAACAGTTGACCTCCCCGTGGGGCTTGCTGGCCAAAGGCTACCGCACCCGCAACAAACACAAACCCTCCAACCGCTTTATCGTGGTGCGGCGTGACGGCCGGCCCATGAAACGCAAGTAA
- the rpsG gene encoding 30S ribosomal protein S7 gives MSRRRQAVRRPMAEDPKYHSVLVTRLINTVMKWGKKSTAQRIVYGAFDQIVAKNPQANPLEVLQRAVDNAKPRIETKARRVGGATYQVPLEVPPDRQISLAMRWMVDFADARKGIAMREALAAEIMDAYQGQGNAIRKRDEVHRMAQANKAFAHFRW, from the coding sequence ATGTCTCGACGTCGTCAAGCTGTCCGCCGGCCCATGGCCGAAGACCCGAAGTATCACAGCGTGCTGGTCACCCGCCTGATCAACACGGTGATGAAGTGGGGCAAGAAAAGCACGGCCCAGCGGATCGTCTATGGGGCCTTTGACCAGATCGTGGCCAAAAACCCCCAGGCCAACCCGCTGGAAGTCCTCCAGCGCGCGGTGGACAATGCCAAGCCGCGCATTGAAACCAAGGCCCGCCGCGTGGGCGGCGCCACCTACCAGGTCCCCCTGGAAGTGCCGCCTGACCGCCAGATCTCCCTGGCCATGCGCTGGATGGTGGATTTTGCCGACGCCCGCAAGGGCATCGCCATGCGCGAAGCCCTGGCGGCCGAAATCATGGACGCCTACCAGGGGCAGGGCAACGCCATACGCAAACGCGACGAAGTCCATCGGATGGCCCAGGCCAACAAGGCCTTTGCCCACTTCCGCTGGTAG
- the rplW gene encoding 50S ribosomal protein L23 translates to MNAFEIIKTVRVTEKGTLQAEKLNQYTVVADPRANKAQIRKAVEELFKVKVIAVNTLNMPGKARRQRTPQAGMTSEWKKAIVTLKEGDRINLT, encoded by the coding sequence ATGAACGCTTTTGAAATCATCAAAACCGTCCGCGTGACCGAAAAGGGCACCCTCCAGGCCGAGAAGCTCAACCAGTACACCGTGGTGGCGGACCCCCGGGCCAACAAGGCCCAGATTCGCAAGGCGGTCGAGGAGCTGTTCAAGGTCAAGGTCATCGCCGTCAACACCCTCAACATGCCCGGCAAGGCGCGCCGCCAGCGCACCCCCCAGGCCGGCATGACCAGCGAGTGGAAAAAGGCCATTGTCACCCTCAAAGAAGGGGATCGCATCAACCTCACCTAA
- the rplV gene encoding 50S ribosomal protein L22 — MQVQAITRNVRMSPQKVREVTRQIQGLPALEARAVLAVVPRKSARLVAKTLDSAIANAENNHQLQAARLVVAQAVALTASRLKRYTPKARGMAGPIIKRNSHIKIVLSDGAK; from the coding sequence ATGCAAGTACAGGCGATCACTCGCAATGTCCGGATGTCCCCGCAGAAAGTGCGGGAAGTCACCCGTCAAATCCAGGGTCTGCCCGCCCTGGAGGCCCGCGCGGTGCTGGCGGTGGTGCCGCGCAAATCCGCCCGGCTGGTGGCCAAAACCCTCGATTCGGCCATCGCCAACGCGGAGAACAACCATCAATTGCAGGCCGCCCGCCTGGTGGTGGCCCAGGCCGTCGCCCTGACCGCCAGCCGCCTCAAACGCTACACCCCCAAGGCGCGCGGCATGGCCGGCCCCATCATCAAACGCAACAGCCACATCAAAATCGTTCTTTCGGACGGAGCCAAATAA
- the rplD gene encoding 50S ribosomal protein L4 has translation MKLTVQDLQGTPQGEVEVPFPVIENGKGTQAVHDVVVAYLAAQRSGTACTKTMGEVAGTGKKPWRQKGTGRARAGSFQSPLWRGGGIVFGPKPRDFHKKVNETTRRLALRKALSERIKASEVIVVDELKLAQPKTRELVRLLDTLAPGVTVLLVTDSIDQNLRLAARNLPHVELVTGTELNCYQALKPAKIVFTRAALAQVGQRLSQS, from the coding sequence ATGAAACTCACCGTTCAAGATTTGCAGGGCACGCCCCAGGGCGAAGTCGAAGTGCCGTTTCCGGTGATCGAAAACGGCAAGGGCACCCAGGCCGTGCATGACGTGGTGGTGGCCTACCTCGCCGCCCAGCGCTCCGGCACCGCCTGCACCAAAACCATGGGCGAAGTGGCCGGTACGGGCAAAAAACCTTGGCGCCAGAAAGGCACCGGCCGCGCCCGCGCCGGCTCCTTCCAATCGCCCCTCTGGCGTGGCGGTGGCATCGTATTCGGCCCCAAGCCGCGCGATTTTCATAAGAAAGTCAACGAGACCACCCGCCGTCTGGCCCTGCGCAAGGCCTTGAGCGAGCGCATCAAGGCCAGCGAGGTCATCGTGGTGGACGAGTTGAAGCTGGCCCAGCCCAAGACCCGTGAGCTGGTGCGCCTGCTGGACACCCTGGCCCCCGGCGTGACCGTGTTGCTGGTGACCGACAGCATTGATCAAAACCTGCGCCTGGCCGCCCGCAACCTGCCCCACGTGGAGCTGGTCACCGGGACCGAGCTTAACTGCTACCAGGCGCTGAAACCGGCCAAAATCGTGTTCACCCGCGCCGCGCTGGCACAGGTGGGCCAGCGGCTCAGCCAATCCTGA
- the fusA gene encoding elongation factor G, translating to METATEKKVLDAPNRPYPLARTRNIGIAAHIDAGKTTTTERILYYTGLIHRMGDVDDGNTVTDWMEQERERGITITSAATTCYWKPKDDGCAKLFTNENFRINIIDTPGHVDFTAEVERSMRVLDGAVAVFCGVAGVQPQSETVWRQASKYRVPRIAFINKMDRTGANFENALNDLRRKLGAYAYPVMLPIGKEDHFQGVIDVINQKAIIYDPEDELGVKFSVTDIPADLRERAAAALAELVDAVSNKDDAIAELVIEEKPVDPLTLKAAIRRLTCNLELVPVLCGSAFRKRGVQPLIDAIVDYLPSPLDVPPAQGEDPDDHSPVLVPADDNAKFCALAFKLWTDAYAGKLVFFRVYSGTLKKGDIIYNPRTRKRERVNRLMMIQADKRLDVDQVFSGDIAALVGLRNITTGDTLCDEDFSVLLEPPTFPEPVISMAIEPKTKGDRDKLTEGLQRLAEEDPTFRVFTNQETGQLIIAGMGELHLEIIRDRLYREFNVQANAGAPQIASRETITAKAEGEGKFIRQSGGRGQYGHAIIHIEPNERGKGVQIESKIVGGAIPKEYIPAVISGIEEAVRTGVYAGYQIIDIKVDIVDGTFHEVDSSELAFKMAGIFALKEAFRKANPILLEPVMKVEVTTPDEYQGDILGDINRRRGHVEHIEVRNGATVLTARVPLAEMFGYATAVRSLSKGRASYSMEPLTFEPVPAGIAAQLLDQAKNRPAART from the coding sequence ATGGAAACTGCGACGGAAAAGAAAGTGCTCGATGCGCCGAACCGGCCCTATCCGCTGGCCCGGACGCGCAACATTGGTATTGCCGCGCACATTGACGCCGGCAAGACCACCACCACCGAGCGCATTCTTTATTACACGGGCCTCATCCACCGCATGGGCGATGTGGACGATGGCAACACGGTGACCGACTGGATGGAGCAGGAGCGCGAGCGCGGCATCACCATCACCTCCGCCGCCACCACCTGTTATTGGAAACCCAAGGACGACGGCTGCGCCAAGCTCTTCACCAACGAGAATTTCCGCATCAACATCATTGACACCCCCGGCCACGTGGACTTCACCGCCGAGGTGGAGCGCTCCATGCGGGTGCTCGACGGCGCGGTGGCCGTGTTCTGTGGCGTGGCCGGCGTGCAGCCCCAGTCCGAGACCGTCTGGCGCCAGGCCAGCAAATACCGCGTGCCCCGGATCGCGTTCATCAACAAAATGGACCGCACCGGCGCCAATTTCGAGAACGCCCTCAATGACCTCCGCCGCAAGCTGGGCGCCTATGCCTATCCGGTGATGCTGCCCATCGGCAAAGAGGACCACTTCCAGGGGGTGATTGATGTCATCAATCAAAAGGCCATCATCTACGATCCCGAGGATGAACTGGGCGTCAAGTTTTCCGTCACCGACATCCCGGCCGACCTCCGGGAGCGCGCCGCCGCCGCCCTGGCCGAGCTGGTGGACGCCGTCTCCAACAAGGACGATGCCATCGCCGAGCTGGTCATTGAGGAAAAACCCGTGGACCCCCTGACCCTCAAGGCTGCCATCCGTCGCCTCACCTGCAATCTGGAACTGGTGCCGGTGCTCTGCGGCAGCGCCTTCCGCAAGCGGGGCGTGCAGCCTTTGATTGACGCCATCGTGGACTATCTGCCCAGTCCGCTGGATGTCCCGCCCGCCCAGGGCGAAGACCCCGATGACCACAGCCCCGTCCTCGTGCCGGCCGATGACAATGCCAAGTTCTGCGCCCTGGCGTTCAAGCTCTGGACCGATGCCTACGCCGGCAAGCTGGTCTTCTTCCGCGTCTATAGCGGCACCCTCAAGAAGGGCGACATCATTTACAATCCCCGCACCCGCAAGCGCGAGCGCGTCAACCGCCTCATGATGATCCAGGCCGACAAACGCCTGGATGTGGACCAGGTCTTTTCGGGCGACATCGCCGCCCTGGTGGGCCTGCGCAATATCACCACCGGCGACACTCTCTGCGACGAGGATTTCAGCGTGCTGCTGGAGCCGCCCACCTTCCCCGAGCCGGTCATCAGCATGGCCATTGAGCCGAAGACCAAGGGCGACCGTGACAAGCTCACCGAGGGCCTGCAGCGGCTGGCCGAGGAAGATCCCACTTTCCGCGTCTTTACCAACCAGGAAACCGGCCAGCTCATCATCGCCGGCATGGGCGAGCTGCACCTGGAAATCATCCGTGACCGGCTGTATCGCGAGTTCAACGTGCAGGCCAACGCCGGCGCCCCGCAGATCGCCTCCCGCGAGACCATCACCGCCAAGGCCGAGGGCGAGGGCAAATTCATCCGCCAGTCCGGCGGCCGCGGCCAATACGGCCACGCCATCATCCACATCGAGCCGAATGAGCGCGGCAAGGGTGTGCAGATCGAGAGCAAGATCGTGGGCGGGGCCATCCCGAAGGAATACATCCCCGCGGTCATCAGCGGCATCGAGGAGGCCGTCCGCACCGGTGTGTATGCCGGTTATCAAATCATTGACATCAAGGTGGACATTGTGGACGGCACCTTCCACGAAGTGGACTCCAGCGAGCTGGCCTTCAAGATGGCCGGCATTTTCGCCCTCAAGGAGGCCTTCCGCAAGGCCAACCCCATCCTCCTGGAGCCGGTCATGAAGGTGGAGGTCACCACGCCGGACGAATATCAGGGCGACATTTTGGGCGACATCAACCGCCGCCGCGGCCACGTGGAGCACATCGAAGTGCGCAACGGCGCCACCGTGCTCACCGCGCGCGTGCCGCTGGCGGAAATGTTCGGCTACGCCACCGCCGTGCGCTCCCTCTCCAAGGGGCGCGCCTCCTACTCCATGGAGCCGCTCACTTTCGAGCCGGTGCCGGCGGGCATCGCCGCCCAGCTTTTGGATCAGGCCAAAAACCGGCCTGCCGCGCGAACTTAA
- the rplC gene encoding 50S ribosomal protein L3, with amino-acid sequence MIGLLGRKLGHARVYDANGVIVPVTIVQAGPNRVLQCKTPERDGYKAVQLGFGEQKETRLTKPLLGHVKKHNGAPVRIIREFRDFALDVKPGDTVGVNIFRAGDYVDAVGITKGRGFEGVVKRHHFRGGDMSHGAKGWHRRSGAIGCRLFPGTVNRGMRMPGHMGQVRRTVQNLQIIQVREAENLLLIKGSMPGAEGDYVIIRESKKRSRVLEKARQERIEKHKAMAKGGKTKAVAKK; translated from the coding sequence ATGATTGGTTTACTTGGCAGAAAGCTGGGACACGCCCGCGTCTATGACGCCAACGGCGTCATCGTACCGGTGACCATTGTCCAGGCCGGGCCCAACCGCGTGTTGCAGTGCAAAACGCCCGAGCGCGACGGCTACAAGGCCGTGCAACTGGGTTTTGGCGAGCAGAAGGAAACCCGCCTCACCAAGCCGTTGCTGGGCCACGTCAAAAAGCACAACGGCGCTCCCGTCCGCATCATCCGCGAATTTCGCGACTTCGCGCTGGACGTCAAACCGGGCGACACGGTGGGCGTGAACATCTTCCGCGCCGGTGATTACGTGGACGCTGTAGGCATCACCAAGGGCCGCGGCTTCGAGGGCGTGGTCAAGCGCCATCACTTCCGCGGCGGCGACATGAGCCACGGCGCCAAGGGCTGGCACCGCCGCAGCGGCGCCATCGGCTGCCGTCTGTTCCCCGGCACCGTCAACCGCGGCATGCGCATGCCCGGCCACATGGGGCAGGTGCGCCGCACGGTGCAAAACCTCCAGATCATCCAGGTCCGCGAGGCGGAAAACCTCCTCCTCATCAAAGGTTCCATGCCGGGCGCCGAGGGGGACTACGTCATCATCCGCGAATCCAAGAAACGCTCGCGCGTGCTCGAAAAAGCCCGCCAGGAGCGCATCGAGAAACACAAGGCCATGGCCAAGGGCGGTAAAACCAAGGCCGTGGCCAAGAAGTGA
- the rpsJ gene encoding 30S ribosomal protein S10 produces the protein MPGQRIRIRLKGYDYRIVDSSAHEIVETVKRTGARVAGPVPLPTRIERFTVLRSPHADKKSQETFEQRTHKRLIDIIEPTAKTVDELKKLTLPAGVDITIKI, from the coding sequence ATGCCTGGACAACGCATACGGATTCGCCTCAAGGGCTACGATTACCGGATCGTGGACTCCTCGGCGCACGAAATTGTCGAGACCGTCAAGCGGACGGGCGCCCGCGTGGCGGGCCCGGTGCCCCTGCCCACCCGCATCGAGCGCTTCACCGTCCTGCGCTCGCCGCACGCCGACAAAAAATCCCAGGAAACCTTCGAACAGCGCACCCACAAGCGGCTGATTGACATCATCGAGCCGACCGCCAAAACCGTGGACGAGCTCAAAAAGCTCACTCTGCCGGCGGGGGTTGACATCACCATTAAAATCTAA
- the rpoC gene encoding DNA-directed RNA polymerase subunit beta', whose amino-acid sequence MNTKETARELLGLDKVNQVDYVAISIASPEAIRSWSKGEVKNPETINYRTFKPERGGLFCERIFGPVKDWECSCGKYKRIKHRGVVCDRCGVEVTLARVRRERMGHIELAVPVSHIWFFKCMPSRIGLVLDMTARDLERVIYYEDYMVIDPGQTPLQLHQLLSEHEYREARETYGPDAFVAKMGAEAVREALANVNLPRQIEKLQQQMQETKSKQIRKKLAKRIRLLGAFVENRVKPEWMILTVLPVIPPDLRPLVPLEGGRFATSDLNDLYRRVINRNNRLKNLLQLKTPEVIIRNEKRMLQEAVDALFDNGRHGRAVTGAGNRPLKSLSDMLKGKSGRFRQNLLGKRVDYSGRSVIVIGPELKLHQCGLPKKMALVLFEPFIIRRLKELGHVHTVRSAKKMIERQATEVWDILEEVTKGHPVLLNRAPTLHRLSIQAFEPMLIEGEAIRIHPLVCTAYNADFDGDQMAVHVPLSIEAQMEARLLMMAPNNIFSPSSGRPIMTPTQDITLGCFYLTAEPRQPKDPNKRLMLFGSKEEVIFAYREGELKTHSRVRLANPDYGRQTVYGDPKSRIIETTVGRVIFSEVWPDKLGFFNKVAGKNELGDLIWNCYKHCGHEETIATLDRLKELGFREATRAGVSIGIEDMIIPEEKEKQIREAQKQIAEVEKQYRKGVITDGERYNKIVDIWTHCTDQISTVMLQTLERNRNKNEYNPIFLMVNSGARGNKQQVRQLAGLRGLMAKPSGDIIEKPILSNFREGLTVLEYFISTHGARKGLADTALKTADSGYMTRKLVDVAQDVIVREEDCGTVNGIWVQAILEGEDEIVKLRDRLVGRCACDDIYDPLDPKRVIVHANEEIDEEKARAIENANIERVKIRSVLTCESKHGVCIRCYGRNLATGQMVKLGEAVGIIAAQSIGEPGTQLTMRTFHIGGTASQVFKQPQIKAKHDGVIKYQDLRCVPLQDGNHIVLNKNGSILVVDETGRELESHTLVIGSVISIPDGGRVKKGEAFVQWDPYNVPIISEKSGRIRFHDIIEGVTMKQEEDEATGQQAKVVIDHKEDLHPQVIILDEETNEMIASYPIPSGAHIVVDEDDVIEAGALLAKTPRKVSKTKDITGGLPRVAELFEARRPKDAAEISKIDGVVDFGPTVRGKRCIIIKDPQTGQEEEHLIPIGKHVIVFKGDVVKRGQQLTEGPIDPHEILEICGSQQLQEHLVNEVQEVYRLQGVTINDKHIEIIVRQMLRKVRITEPGDTRFLWGEQVDKLEFEEENQRVEKLGGKPAECQPVLLGITKASLETESFLSAASFQDTTRVLTEAATTSRVDYLRGFKENVIMGHIIPAGTGYPAHRNVQLKPLVEPEEPAPETVPAGTAAEPPPAEEGAAEAAEENA is encoded by the coding sequence ATGAATACGAAAGAAACCGCACGCGAGCTGCTCGGACTGGACAAGGTCAATCAGGTGGATTACGTCGCCATCTCGATTGCCTCGCCCGAGGCCATCCGTTCCTGGTCCAAAGGGGAGGTCAAGAACCCGGAAACCATCAATTACCGCACCTTCAAGCCGGAGCGCGGCGGCCTGTTTTGCGAGCGCATTTTCGGCCCCGTCAAGGACTGGGAATGCTCCTGCGGCAAGTACAAACGCATCAAACACCGCGGCGTGGTGTGCGACCGCTGCGGCGTGGAGGTCACGCTGGCCCGGGTCCGCCGCGAGCGCATGGGGCACATCGAGCTGGCGGTGCCGGTGTCGCACATCTGGTTTTTCAAGTGCATGCCCTCCCGCATCGGCCTGGTGCTGGACATGACCGCCCGCGACCTCGAGCGCGTGATTTATTACGAGGATTACATGGTCATTGACCCGGGCCAGACCCCGCTGCAACTGCACCAGTTGCTCAGCGAGCATGAGTACCGTGAAGCCCGCGAAACCTACGGGCCGGATGCCTTTGTGGCCAAGATGGGCGCCGAGGCCGTGCGCGAGGCCCTGGCCAACGTCAACCTGCCGCGCCAGATTGAAAAGCTGCAGCAGCAGATGCAGGAGACCAAGAGCAAGCAAATCCGCAAAAAACTGGCCAAGCGCATCCGTCTGCTGGGCGCGTTTGTGGAAAACCGCGTCAAACCGGAATGGATGATCCTCACGGTGCTGCCGGTCATCCCGCCGGACCTGCGCCCGCTGGTGCCGCTCGAAGGCGGCCGGTTTGCCACTTCCGATCTGAATGATTTGTACCGGCGCGTCATCAACCGCAACAACCGCCTCAAAAACCTGCTCCAGCTCAAGACCCCTGAGGTCATTATCCGCAACGAAAAACGCATGTTGCAGGAGGCGGTGGATGCGTTGTTTGACAACGGCCGCCACGGCCGCGCCGTCACCGGCGCCGGCAACCGCCCGCTCAAGTCGCTCAGCGACATGCTCAAGGGCAAGAGCGGGCGCTTCCGCCAGAACCTGCTGGGCAAGCGCGTGGACTACAGCGGACGCTCGGTCATCGTCATCGGCCCCGAACTCAAACTGCACCAGTGCGGCCTGCCCAAGAAGATGGCGCTGGTTCTGTTCGAGCCGTTCATCATCCGCCGGCTCAAGGAACTGGGCCATGTGCACACGGTGCGCTCGGCCAAGAAAATGATCGAGCGCCAGGCCACCGAGGTGTGGGACATTCTCGAGGAAGTCACCAAGGGGCATCCCGTGCTCCTCAACCGCGCCCCCACGCTGCACCGCCTCTCCATTCAGGCCTTCGAGCCCATGCTCATCGAGGGCGAGGCCATCCGCATTCATCCGCTGGTCTGCACCGCCTACAACGCGGACTTCGACGGCGACCAGATGGCCGTGCACGTGCCGCTCTCCATTGAGGCGCAAATGGAGGCGCGCCTGCTGATGATGGCCCCCAACAACATCTTCAGCCCCTCCAGCGGCCGGCCCATCATGACGCCCACGCAGGACATCACGCTGGGCTGCTTCTATCTCACCGCCGAGCCGCGGCAACCCAAGGACCCCAACAAGCGGCTGATGCTGTTTGGCTCCAAGGAGGAAGTCATCTTTGCTTATCGCGAAGGCGAGCTCAAGACCCACAGCCGCGTGCGCCTGGCCAACCCCGACTACGGCCGCCAGACCGTGTACGGGGATCCGAAGAGCCGCATCATTGAAACCACCGTGGGCCGCGTCATCTTCAGCGAGGTCTGGCCGGACAAACTCGGCTTCTTCAACAAGGTGGCTGGCAAGAACGAGCTGGGGGACCTGATCTGGAACTGCTACAAGCACTGCGGCCACGAGGAGACCATCGCCACGCTCGACCGGCTGAAGGAGCTGGGCTTCCGCGAGGCCACCCGCGCCGGCGTGTCCATCGGCATCGAGGACATGATCATCCCCGAGGAGAAGGAGAAGCAGATTCGCGAGGCGCAGAAGCAGATTGCCGAGGTGGAAAAGCAGTACCGCAAGGGCGTCATCACCGACGGCGAGCGCTACAACAAGATCGTAGACATCTGGACGCATTGCACCGACCAGATCTCCACCGTCATGCTCCAGACCCTGGAGCGCAACCGGAACAAGAACGAGTACAACCCCATCTTCCTCATGGTCAACTCCGGCGCCCGCGGCAACAAGCAGCAGGTGCGCCAGTTGGCGGGCCTGCGCGGCCTCATGGCCAAGCCCAGCGGCGACATCATTGAGAAGCCGATTCTCTCCAACTTCCGCGAGGGGCTGACCGTGCTGGAGTACTTCATCTCCACCCACGGCGCCCGCAAGGGGCTGGCCGACACGGCGCTCAAGACCGCCGACTCCGGCTACATGACGCGCAAGCTGGTGGACGTGGCGCAGGACGTCATCGTGCGCGAGGAGGACTGCGGCACGGTCAACGGCATCTGGGTGCAGGCCATCCTTGAGGGCGAGGATGAAATCGTCAAGCTGCGCGACCGCCTGGTGGGCCGCTGCGCCTGCGACGACATCTACGATCCGCTGGATCCCAAGCGCGTCATCGTCCATGCCAACGAGGAAATTGACGAGGAAAAGGCGCGCGCCATCGAGAACGCCAACATCGAGCGGGTGAAGATTCGCTCGGTGCTCACCTGCGAAAGCAAGCACGGCGTGTGCATCCGTTGCTACGGGCGCAACCTGGCCACCGGTCAGATGGTCAAGCTGGGCGAGGCGGTGGGCATCATTGCCGCCCAGTCCATCGGCGAGCCGGGCACGCAGTTGACCATGCGCACCTTCCACATCGGCGGCACCGCCTCGCAGGTCTTCAAACAGCCGCAGATCAAGGCCAAGCACGACGGCGTCATCAAGTACCAGGACCTCCGCTGCGTGCCGCTCCAGGACGGCAACCACATCGTCCTCAACAAAAACGGCAGCATCCTGGTGGTGGACGAAACCGGGCGCGAGCTGGAAAGCCACACGCTCGTCATCGGCTCGGTCATCTCCATCCCGGACGGCGGCCGCGTCAAGAAGGGCGAGGCCTTCGTGCAATGGGACCCGTACAACGTGCCCATCATCTCGGAAAAGAGCGGCCGCATCCGCTTCCACGACATCATCGAAGGCGTGACGATGAAGCAGGAGGAGGACGAAGCCACCGGCCAGCAGGCCAAGGTGGTCATTGACCACAAGGAGGACCTCCATCCGCAGGTCATCATCCTCGATGAGGAAACCAACGAGATGATCGCCAGCTACCCGATCCCCTCCGGCGCCCACATCGTGGTGGACGAGGACGATGTCATCGAGGCGGGCGCGCTGCTGGCCAAGACCCCGCGCAAGGTCAGCAAGACCAAGGACATCACCGGCGGTCTGCCGCGCGTGGCCGAGCTGTTTGAGGCGCGCCGGCCGAAGGATGCCGCGGAGATCTCCAAGATTGACGGCGTGGTGGACTTTGGCCCCACGGTGCGCGGCAAGCGCTGCATCATCATCAAGGATCCGCAAACCGGCCAGGAGGAGGAGCACCTGATTCCCATTGGCAAGCACGTCATCGTCTTCAAGGGCGACGTGGTCAAGCGCGGCCAGCAGTTGACCGAGGGCCCGATTGATCCGCACGAAATTCTGGAAATCTGCGGCTCGCAGCAGTTGCAGGAGCACCTGGTCAACGAGGTGCAGGAGGTGTACCGCCTGCAGGGCGTCACCATCAACGACAAGCACATCGAAATCATCGTGCGCCAGATGCTCCGCAAGGTGCGCATCACCGAGCCGGGCGACACCCGTTTCCTGTGGGGCGAGCAGGTGGACAAGCTCGAGTTCGAGGAGGAAAACCAGCGCGTGGAAAAACTCGGCGGCAAACCTGCCGAGTGCCAGCCCGTGCTGCTGGGCATCACCAAGGCCTCGCTCGAAACGGAGAGCTTCCTCAGCGCGGCCTCCTTCCAGGACACCACGCGCGTGCTCACCGAGGCCGCCACCACCTCGCGGGTTGACTACCTGCGCGGCTTCAAGGAAAACGTGATCATGGGGCATATCATCCCCGCGGGCACGGGCTACCCGGCGCACCGCAACGTGCAGCTCAAGCCGCTGGTCGAACCGGAGGAGCCCGCGCCGGAAACCGTCCCGGCCGGCACCGCCGCCGAGCCGCCGCCGGCGGAGGAGGGCGCCGCCGAGGCGGCGGAAGAAAACGCCTGA
- the rpsL gene encoding 30S ribosomal protein S12: MPTINQLVRFGRRKVATKSKAPALEGSPFRRGVCIQVMTRTPKKPNSAMRKVAKVRLTNGYEVIAYIPDEGHNLQEHSIVLVRGGRVKDLPGVRYHIVRGTLDAAGVEKRRVSRSKYGVKRPKAAPAKS, from the coding sequence ATGCCGACGATAAATCAGCTCGTCCGTTTTGGGCGCCGCAAGGTCGCCACCAAGTCGAAGGCGCCGGCCCTCGAAGGGTCGCCCTTCCGGCGCGGCGTCTGCATTCAGGTCATGACGCGCACGCCGAAGAAGCCGAACTCGGCCATGCGCAAGGTGGCCAAGGTGCGCCTCACCAACGGGTATGAGGTCATTGCCTACATTCCCGACGAAGGGCACAACCTGCAGGAACACTCCATCGTGCTGGTGCGCGGGGGGCGTGTAAAGGACCTGCCCGGCGTGCGCTACCACATCGTCCGCGGCACCCTGGACGCCGCGGGGGTGGAAAAGCGCCGCGTCAGCCGCTCCAAATACGGGGTCAAACGGCCCAAGGCCGCCCCGGCGAAATCGTAA